A single genomic interval of Chloracidobacterium validum harbors:
- a CDS encoding DUF4388 domain-containing protein: protein MSNAFSGNLAQLKLMDVLRLLHASNRTGTLELSHDDGRQGEVHFDNGQIVHAVYEDAVGEDAVYGLFSWGSGKFSFTATDTPTDERTTYLQTEEILLECVTYATEWESVRRVVPSARAVFRLSSRSMKEFSLRAEDWSIIQNLDGTQTIGEIGDLTQLNELMASKVIVRLYDLGLVEYVGERQEEDVQVDAVSEDVIHQTERELMRAIGPMAPIVLEDCAEAIGFKLRQLPKDMMPALAERLAEEIPDNERRVKFQEAMLEIMQHLYA, encoded by the coding sequence ATGTCGAATGCATTCAGTGGTAATCTCGCTCAGCTCAAACTCATGGACGTCCTACGCTTGCTCCACGCGAGTAATCGCACCGGCACACTTGAACTCAGTCACGATGATGGACGGCAAGGCGAAGTTCACTTCGACAACGGGCAAATCGTTCATGCCGTTTATGAGGACGCAGTTGGGGAGGATGCCGTCTATGGTTTGTTCTCATGGGGCAGCGGAAAGTTCAGCTTTACGGCCACTGACACTCCGACCGATGAGCGAACCACCTATCTACAAACCGAGGAAATCCTTCTCGAATGTGTGACTTATGCCACGGAGTGGGAAAGTGTGCGGCGGGTTGTGCCTTCAGCGCGGGCCGTATTTCGCCTTTCCTCGCGCTCGATGAAGGAGTTTTCGCTGCGCGCTGAAGACTGGTCAATCATTCAAAATCTGGACGGCACGCAGACAATCGGCGAGATTGGCGACCTGACGCAACTCAATGAGCTGATGGCGTCAAAAGTCATTGTCCGCTTGTACGACCTGGGGTTGGTCGAATACGTTGGCGAGCGCCAAGAAGAAGATGTGCAGGTGGACGCCGTATCAGAAGACGTCATCCACCAGACGGAGAGGGAACTGATGCGGGCAATTGGACCAATGGCGCCAATTGTGCTCGAAGACTGCGCTGAAGCAATTGGCTTCAAGCTGCGGCAGTTGCCCAAGGACATGATGCCGGCCTTGGCGGAACGCCTCGCCGAAGAAATTCCTGACAACGAGCGGCGCGTCAAGTTTCAAGAAGCTATGCTCGAAATCATGCAGCACTTGTATGCCTAA
- a CDS encoding HAMP domain-containing protein: MKFNIRNKLVIFAALLIFAPLALSALAFVVVVSGTIDANARRDVEKDARLADRILRSRQQTLREVAQATAQAVAAENLIDSAASPTGASSASGNPAQVAQQSQASGQQKLIQLIKQRVESSGVDFIAILNTKGQVLVRSAGSGEDSFSDNPLFIKAKNAAESNQPDALLRALVAGSVNETPDLLKNFGLAEQFNRNAVSQVGLMIEAIAPVVSGNRALGYVVTGQLINNAPQDENRPLAALTREVKQTLYRDLQEVAVSLVLAKDKKVISASDPRALGLTVQSELAADKPTAVNNPLLGASYKTAFAPVKGPDDVTIIGYVGVGVRESYFSQVFNATLLIIAVVTGVSLVLGVGVAFVLSQRLTQPILKLTDAANRISLGELDEPISVATGDEIGELGESLERMRISLKQAIERLRSRR; the protein is encoded by the coding sequence ATGAAGTTCAATATTCGGAACAAGCTTGTCATCTTTGCGGCGTTGCTTATCTTCGCGCCGCTGGCTTTGTCGGCATTGGCATTTGTCGTGGTGGTGAGCGGCACGATTGATGCCAACGCCCGCCGTGACGTTGAAAAAGATGCTCGCCTAGCTGACCGGATTCTCCGCTCTAGGCAACAGACGTTGCGCGAAGTCGCCCAGGCGACCGCACAGGCCGTGGCGGCAGAAAACTTGATTGATTCGGCTGCGTCTCCGACCGGCGCTTCAAGCGCTTCCGGGAATCCTGCTCAGGTCGCGCAGCAAAGTCAGGCAAGCGGGCAGCAAAAGCTTATTCAACTCATCAAGCAGCGCGTTGAATCCTCTGGGGTGGACTTCATCGCCATCCTCAACACGAAGGGCCAGGTGCTGGTGCGGAGCGCCGGAAGTGGCGAAGACTCCTTCAGTGACAACCCGCTGTTTATCAAGGCCAAAAATGCGGCTGAAAGCAACCAGCCGGACGCCCTGCTCCGGGCTTTGGTCGCCGGCTCGGTCAACGAGACGCCTGACCTGCTCAAAAACTTTGGCCTGGCTGAACAGTTCAACCGTAACGCGGTCTCACAGGTTGGACTGATGATCGAAGCCATTGCTCCCGTGGTATCCGGCAATCGGGCGCTGGGTTATGTCGTGACGGGACAACTCATCAACAACGCGCCCCAGGACGAGAATCGGCCGCTGGCCGCCCTGACCCGGGAAGTCAAGCAGACGCTTTACCGTGATCTTCAGGAAGTCGCTGTGTCCCTGGTTCTCGCCAAAGACAAAAAGGTTATTTCAGCCAGCGACCCACGTGCGCTAGGCCTGACCGTTCAAAGCGAGCTTGCGGCTGACAAGCCCACTGCCGTCAATAACCCATTGCTTGGCGCGAGTTACAAGACAGCTTTCGCCCCGGTCAAGGGACCAGACGATGTCACCATCATTGGATATGTTGGGGTTGGTGTTCGTGAGAGCTATTTCAGCCAAGTCTTCAACGCGACGCTGCTCATCATCGCCGTTGTCACTGGCGTTTCACTGGTGCTTGGGGTTGGTGTGGCATTTGTTCTCTCACAGCGCCTGACCCAACCAATTCTGAAGCTTACCGATGCGGCCAATCGCATCAGCCTTGGCGAGCTGGATGAGCCAATCAGCGTGGCAACTGGCGATGAAATCGGCGAGCTGGGCGAATCACTTGAGCGGATGCGCATCAGTTTGAAACAGGCTATCGAGCGTTTGCGCAGTCGCCGCTAA
- a CDS encoding DUF4388 domain-containing protein: protein MPLVGDLTDLALVDIIQINCVGRNTARLTVHYPIGDGVFYFADGEVVDARLGSLVGVEAVYKALEYDQGAFRIDTGIPAPTRTIFEPWANLIMEGLRLLDEARAGRGEEGESSTPTPAATPTRTPTTTSGAARVVNIYQSLVNDLTKVKGIDLALAVSRDGTVQAASKVKSAEKLGMMVALMVHLGRLVTVPGRVGPLSRMTISVGPKKVMIFDLENYLALIEFGAAVRFETMSPHIDRIFRKMQARINGATEGVSTGLLGGTGTLTPPGPYAGPLTM, encoded by the coding sequence ATGCCGCTTGTTGGCGATCTTACCGACCTCGCACTGGTGGACATCATCCAGATTAACTGTGTCGGCCGAAATACGGCTCGACTGACCGTGCATTACCCAATTGGCGATGGGGTGTTTTACTTCGCCGACGGTGAAGTCGTAGATGCGCGTTTGGGTAGCTTGGTTGGCGTTGAGGCAGTTTACAAGGCACTGGAATACGATCAGGGTGCTTTTCGAATTGATACCGGTATTCCAGCCCCAACGCGGACGATTTTTGAGCCTTGGGCAAACCTCATCATGGAGGGGTTACGCCTGCTGGATGAAGCCCGCGCTGGGCGCGGCGAAGAGGGTGAGTCGTCCACCCCGACGCCAGCCGCGACGCCGACCCGGACCCCAACAACGACCAGCGGCGCGGCCCGCGTCGTCAACATCTATCAGTCATTGGTCAACGACTTGACGAAGGTCAAGGGAATTGACTTGGCGTTGGCGGTCTCTCGGGATGGCACCGTTCAAGCCGCCAGCAAGGTCAAGTCCGCCGAAAAGTTGGGCATGATGGTGGCCTTGATGGTTCACCTCGGCCGCCTTGTCACGGTTCCGGGGCGCGTTGGGCCACTGTCACGGATGACGATTAGCGTTGGCCCGAAAAAGGTCATGATTTTTGATCTTGAAAACTACCTGGCCCTGATCGAGTTTGGCGCGGCGGTTCGATTCGAGACGATGAGTCCGCACATTGATCGCATTTTCCGCAAGATGCAGGCGCGCATCAACGGTGCGACCGAAGGTGTTTCGACCGGGTTACTGGGTGGAACTGGCACGTTGACGCCGCCGGGTCCCTATGCTGGCCCGCTGACGATGTAA